Proteins encoded by one window of Armatimonadota bacterium:
- a CDS encoding formate--tetrahydrofolate ligase encodes MTSSSTDTGSVAKPKTNLDIAQEASLREIVDVAKDAGLSLADYEPLGHFKAKLSASAIKRLSGQTNRGRLILVTAISPTPAGEGKTTVTVGLAQGLRRIGKNALPAIREPALGPIFGVKGGACGGGYSQVLPMEDINLFFTGDFPAIQAAHNLLSAMLDAHLHHGNELDIDTRADLWPRTMDMNDRALRSIIVGLGGRSNGFVREDGFVITPASEVMAIFCLATSLEDLKERLGNIVVAHNNKKEPVTARQLNAHGAMAALLASAIRPNLVQTIEGGPAFVHGGPFGNIAHGCSSILGTKCALGLADYTITEAGFGADLGAEKFLNIVCPQLGRGPDAIVLVATIRALKHHGGGNLELGFENMRQHLRHLQSYGPPVIVAINRRADDDDADHDRLIELCAVEGVQAISSDPWNAGGPGCEELARAVVEASEAKSQFDSLTSPAESVVEKLETIVRQVYGGESVELSETAAKNLNWLEKHGFGHLPVCVAKTQYSLSDDPSLLRAPRGFTLHVRQLRLSAGAGFIVAVCGEIMLMPGLGKSPTAFQIDIDANGKISGLF; translated from the coding sequence ATGACATCAAGTTCGACCGACACCGGCAGCGTCGCCAAACCAAAGACCAACCTCGACATCGCCCAAGAGGCCAGCCTCCGGGAGATTGTCGACGTGGCCAAGGATGCCGGTCTTTCCCTCGCCGATTACGAGCCACTTGGGCACTTCAAGGCCAAGCTCAGCGCCTCGGCGATCAAGCGCCTTTCGGGTCAGACCAACAGAGGCAGGCTGATCTTGGTGACCGCCATCAGCCCGACCCCCGCCGGCGAGGGCAAGACGACCGTCACAGTCGGTCTGGCCCAGGGGTTGCGTCGCATAGGAAAGAACGCCCTCCCTGCGATCAGAGAGCCCGCGTTGGGTCCGATCTTCGGCGTGAAGGGCGGCGCTTGCGGCGGCGGCTATAGCCAGGTGCTGCCGATGGAGGATATCAACCTGTTCTTCACGGGCGACTTCCCCGCGATCCAGGCCGCACACAACCTGTTGAGCGCGATGCTGGACGCTCATTTGCACCACGGCAACGAGCTGGATATTGACACCCGCGCCGACCTTTGGCCGCGGACGATGGACATGAATGACAGGGCTCTGCGCAGCATCATCGTGGGGCTTGGGGGAAGGAGCAACGGGTTCGTTCGCGAGGATGGGTTCGTCATCACGCCAGCCAGCGAAGTCATGGCCATTTTCTGCCTCGCTACCTCGCTGGAGGACCTCAAAGAGCGTCTCGGCAACATCGTCGTGGCCCACAACAACAAAAAGGAGCCGGTCACTGCGCGACAACTCAACGCCCACGGCGCGATGGCCGCGCTGCTCGCTTCGGCAATCCGCCCCAACCTGGTTCAAACCATTGAAGGCGGCCCCGCCTTTGTTCATGGCGGTCCCTTTGGAAACATCGCGCACGGCTGCTCCTCAATTCTGGGTACCAAGTGCGCCCTTGGCCTCGCCGACTACACCATCACCGAAGCAGGCTTTGGCGCCGATCTGGGGGCAGAGAAGTTTCTGAACATCGTCTGTCCGCAGCTCGGACGGGGGCCTGATGCGATCGTGCTTGTGGCAACGATCCGCGCGCTCAAGCACCACGGCGGTGGAAATCTCGAGCTCGGTTTTGAGAACATGCGCCAGCACCTGCGCCACCTGCAGAGCTACGGGCCGCCCGTCATCGTGGCAATCAACCGGCGAGCCGACGACGACGATGCCGACCATGACAGGTTGATCGAGCTTTGCGCGGTCGAGGGTGTGCAGGCGATCTCCTCGGACCCCTGGAACGCCGGCGGTCCGGGTTGTGAGGAGCTTGCCCGAGCCGTGGTGGAGGCTTCGGAGGCCAAGTCGCAGTTCGATTCGCTCACGTCTCCTGCCGAATCGGTGGTGGAGAAGCTCGAAACGATCGTGCGGCAGGTCTACGGCGGCGAGTCCGTCGAGCTCTCCGAAACGGCCGCAAAGAACCTGAACTGGCTGGAGAAGCACGGTTTCGGACATCTTCCGGTTTGCGTCGCCAAGACTCAATACAGCCTGAGCGACGATCCTTCGCTGCTTCGCGCTCCCAGGGGCTTCACACTGCACGTCCGGCAGCTAAGGCTCTCCGCCGGGGCGGGGTTCATCGTTGCGGTGTGCGGCGAGATCATGCTGATGCCGGGCCTGGGCAAGAGTCCTACAGCGTTCCAGATCGACATCGACGCAAACGGGAAGATCTCTGGGTTGTTCTAG
- the fdhF gene encoding formate dehydrogenase subunit alpha has product MLRVTLNGTTHEFPEGLTLLEAMRSVGIEVPTLCHDPRLKPYGGCRLCSVEVEGQSRLVASCTTPLSDGMVAESHSKKAVRQRQTILRLLAEEHPGDSPIDERSEFHRYLIAEGLQPSGAAHAGAFKDTSHPYIRVDMDKCVYCYRCVRICEEVQGQFVWRAWHRGDQTRIRPDKGERLMDSSCVSCGACVDTCPSGALSDVAVELHGVPDRWVRTTCPYCGVGCELEIGVKDDHVVVGRPVQDSPVNKGHLCVKGRYAHAFVHAEDRVHSPMIRRGSHWETVSWEEAYRFTADRLRGLIEKHGADSVGVLGSARATNEENYLAQKFARVVAKTNNVDCCARVCHGPSAAALKVTLGTGAATNCFDDIEVAQGFLVSGANPPENHPIVGARIKQQVLKGAKLVVIDPRKTELARMADVHLQINPGSNVPTCHAIAYALIEEGLVDEGFIAQRTNDFEAFKAFLSDFTPERVAPMVGVSAQDIRKAARVYGGAKPAMIFHGLGMTEHVQGVDGVRCLVNLALLTGNLGKPGSGENPLRGQNNVQGSAHMGCEPSHLAGYTPIAAAADLFEEVWKAPVPRQKGLNWMEMVDAAAAGKLKALYCIGYDVYFSNPNAEATGSALQNLELLIVQDLFMNETAREFAHVFLPVASNFEKDGTFMNSERRVQRVRKAIEPVGNTRPDWQVTCELAAEMGFGEFFAYDSPNCIWQEVQKVWKPGAGISYKRIEEHGIQWPCPDENHPGTSILHTKTFPIGDRAAFSLIPYLPTEEVVTDEFPMVLNTGRTLVHFNAGTMTYRTPNRQLLPTDFLEISPQDAGALEVADGEEVRVTSRYGTTTLPARVTSIVKPGQLFATFHDTKVFTNRITSRHRDRHVGTPEYKVTAVRIEKIPHNSH; this is encoded by the coding sequence GTGTTGCGGGTAACCCTGAACGGCACAACCCATGAGTTTCCCGAGGGGCTTACCCTCCTCGAAGCGATGCGTTCTGTGGGCATCGAGGTCCCAACGCTCTGCCACGACCCAAGGCTGAAGCCTTACGGCGGCTGCCGGCTTTGCTCGGTCGAGGTCGAGGGCCAGTCGCGGCTTGTGGCCTCCTGCACGACCCCGCTCTCGGATGGGATGGTGGCCGAATCCCACTCAAAGAAGGCGGTCCGCCAACGGCAGACGATCCTCAGGCTGCTAGCCGAGGAACATCCCGGGGACTCGCCGATCGACGAGCGCTCGGAGTTTCACCGTTACCTAATCGCCGAAGGCTTGCAGCCCTCCGGTGCGGCCCACGCCGGCGCCTTTAAAGACACTTCGCACCCCTACATCCGCGTGGACATGGACAAGTGCGTGTATTGCTACCGCTGTGTTCGAATCTGCGAGGAGGTCCAGGGCCAGTTCGTGTGGCGCGCGTGGCATCGCGGCGACCAAACCCGCATCCGCCCCGACAAGGGAGAGCGCCTGATGGACAGTTCCTGCGTCAGTTGCGGCGCGTGCGTCGATACCTGCCCTTCTGGGGCGCTTTCAGACGTTGCCGTCGAGCTCCATGGCGTGCCGGACCGTTGGGTGCGCACGACGTGCCCGTATTGCGGCGTCGGCTGCGAACTGGAAATCGGAGTCAAGGACGATCATGTGGTCGTCGGAAGGCCCGTACAGGATTCGCCCGTCAATAAGGGGCACCTCTGCGTCAAGGGCCGCTACGCCCATGCTTTCGTACATGCAGAAGATCGCGTGCACTCGCCGATGATCCGGCGCGGGAGCCATTGGGAGACCGTTTCGTGGGAAGAGGCTTACCGGTTTACGGCAGACCGGCTGAGGGGCCTCATCGAAAAGCACGGCGCCGATTCGGTGGGCGTGCTTGGCTCAGCGAGGGCGACGAACGAAGAGAACTACTTGGCGCAGAAGTTTGCCCGCGTGGTAGCCAAGACCAACAACGTGGATTGCTGCGCCCGCGTATGCCACGGCCCCAGCGCGGCGGCGCTTAAGGTCACATTGGGCACCGGGGCGGCCACGAACTGCTTCGACGACATCGAGGTGGCCCAGGGATTCCTGGTCAGCGGCGCGAACCCTCCGGAGAACCACCCCATCGTCGGGGCGCGCATCAAGCAGCAGGTCCTGAAAGGCGCGAAGCTCGTCGTGATCGACCCCCGCAAGACCGAATTGGCGCGAATGGCCGACGTGCACCTTCAGATCAACCCTGGGTCGAACGTGCCCACATGCCATGCCATCGCCTACGCGTTGATCGAAGAGGGGCTCGTCGATGAAGGGTTCATCGCGCAGCGAACGAACGACTTCGAAGCGTTCAAGGCGTTTCTCAGCGATTTCACGCCGGAAAGGGTCGCCCCGATGGTCGGCGTTTCCGCGCAAGACATCCGCAAGGCCGCGCGCGTGTATGGCGGAGCCAAGCCCGCGATGATCTTTCACGGCCTGGGAATGACCGAGCACGTGCAGGGCGTGGACGGCGTGCGCTGCCTCGTTAACCTGGCGCTGCTGACGGGGAACCTCGGCAAACCCGGTTCAGGCGAGAACCCGCTCCGTGGCCAGAACAACGTTCAGGGCTCCGCCCACATGGGCTGCGAGCCGAGCCACCTCGCCGGTTACACGCCGATCGCGGCCGCGGCGGACCTCTTCGAAGAGGTCTGGAAGGCGCCAGTGCCGCGTCAGAAGGGACTGAACTGGATGGAGATGGTGGACGCCGCCGCCGCCGGCAAACTCAAGGCTCTCTACTGCATCGGCTATGACGTGTACTTCTCCAATCCGAACGCCGAGGCCACCGGCTCGGCACTTCAGAACCTGGAACTCTTGATCGTCCAGGACCTCTTCATGAACGAGACCGCCAGGGAGTTCGCGCACGTGTTCCTTCCCGTGGCCTCGAACTTTGAGAAGGACGGCACGTTCATGAACTCCGAACGCCGCGTCCAGCGCGTGCGGAAGGCGATCGAGCCGGTCGGAAACACCCGTCCGGACTGGCAGGTCACATGCGAGCTGGCTGCCGAAATGGGTTTTGGCGAGTTCTTCGCCTACGATTCGCCGAATTGCATCTGGCAGGAAGTGCAGAAGGTCTGGAAGCCCGGCGCCGGCATCAGCTACAAGAGGATCGAAGAGCACGGCATTCAGTGGCCCTGCCCCGACGAGAACCACCCCGGGACATCCATCCTGCACACCAAGACCTTCCCCATCGGTGACCGGGCGGCGTTCTCGCTCATCCCCTATCTCCCGACGGAAGAGGTGGTTACGGACGAGTTCCCGATGGTGCTCAACACCGGGCGGACGTTGGTCCACTTCAACGCCGGCACCATGACCTATCGAACCCCCAACCGCCAGCTCTTGCCGACGGACTTCCTCGAAATCTCTCCACAAGATGCGGGCGCTCTCGAGGTCGCCGACGGCGAGGAGGTGCGGGTTACCAGCCGCTATGGCACAACCACGCTGCCCGCCAGGGTCACAAGCATCGTCAAGCCTGGGCAGCTTTTCGCCACGTTTCACGACACCAAAGTCTTCACCAATCGCATCACCAGCAGACACCGGGACCGGCACGTCGGCACGCCCGAGTACAAAGTTACTGCCGTCCGCATTGAAAAAATCCCACACAACTCACACTAA